Sequence from the Aromatoleum petrolei genome:
GCGATCCGGCGCTCAAAGGTCCGCGAGCGCCTTGACGTGCGCGACCACCGAGCGCGCCAGCGATGACAGCGAATAACCGCCCTCGAGGATGGACACGATGTTCTTGTGCCCGCATTCCTCTGCCACTGCCTTGATCTGCTGGGTGACCCACACATAGTCCGATTCGACCAGCCCGACCGAACCCATGTCGTCCTCGTAATGCGCGTCGAAGCCCGCCGAGATGAAGAGCATCTGGGGCTTGTGCTCCCTCAGTGCCGGGATCCAGCGCTCGGAGACGATGGAACGGAAGCCGTCGCCGCGCGTGCCGGCGGGCACGGGCACATTGACCATGTTCGGCGCATTACAGTCCGCGCCGCTGTACGGATAGAAGGGGTGCTGAAAGATGCTCACCATCAACACCCGCGGATCGTCGCGGAAGGCGTCTTCCGTGCCGTTGCCGTGGTGCACGTCGAAATCGACGATCGCCACGCGCTCCAGGCCGTGCGCCTCGATCGCATGACGTGCCGCGATGGCCACGTTGTTCAGGAA
This genomic interval carries:
- a CDS encoding histone deacetylase family protein yields the protein MTTTAFITHRDCWLHDMGTFHPECPDRLAAINDRLIAAGLDMYLSFYDAPLATEEQIVRVHPANYLAELNASVPDHGIRHLDPDTAMSPGTMKAALRSAGAGVLATDLVLKGEIENAFCAVRPPGHHAERGKAMGFCFLNNVAIAARHAIEAHGLERVAIVDFDVHHGNGTEDAFRDDPRVLMVSIFQHPFYPYSGADCNAPNMVNVPVPAGTRGDGFRSIVSERWIPALREHKPQMLFISAGFDAHYEDDMGSVGLVESDYVWVTQQIKAVAEECGHKNIVSILEGGYSLSSLARSVVAHVKALADL